In Vicinamibacteria bacterium, the DNA window GAGCTTCACGCCCCCGAGGCGGGGCAGGACCAGGCGCGACCCCGCGACATAGGAATTCTTGAGTCGTTTATCGAGCTGATAGCGGACTGCCTGCTCCCCGCGCCGCTTCTTGAAGCGCGGGTAGCGGGCCCGCTTGGCATAGAAAGCCTTAAAGGCCCGGTCCAGGTCCCGAAGCGACTGGGTGAGCACGTAGCTCGAAACTTCCTTTAGCCAGGGCACCTCGCCCTGCTTCAGCTTGGTCACTTGGCGAGAGAAATCCACACCGGTGACCCGCTCCTGCCGCTCGCGCCAGGCCCGGGAGATCGTTTCCAGGCCACGGTTATAGACCCAGCGCGCGGCCCCGAACTCCCGGGCCAGCCGGCGCTGCTGCCGCGGCGTCGGGTACGCCCGGAACCGGTAGGCGCAAATCGCCACTCTCGTGCTCAGCCTTCATCAAGAGGGCGCACCGGGCCTCTGCTCTCCCAACCGGCCCGGGCGCGTCCCTCGCCAACTCCGAAGCATTACACTAGAGGTGGTCAGGCGAGGTCCGAGGAATAGTGCCGAGGAGCAGGCTGGCCCGCTAGCTCAGGCGTCAACCGCAAGTGCGGCGCGCTTTTGGACGCCGGCGGCACCGGGGATCCCCAACGCGGAGATCGCGGGGCTCACCACTGTCCCGATCGCGGAGAGCTCTATGCGGCCACCCACGGTCGAAGCGCCTGCTCGCTGGCTGATTCAGCGACGGGGGCCCGGGCGGGGTGGTGCGGGCGGGCCCTGTGTTTGCTTTTGAGCGGCTGAGCTCGAGACGGGGCTCGCCCTCGCCGACTCGCTTGGGCGGCGGCGGTGGGTACCCGAATAGGTCGCTCAGAAGGAGCGTCCTGTTCTTTGGGGCCATGACCCGTTGAACCCGAGACTGTACCGAACTACATTGGTGGCGAGATGATTCCCGGACGCCTCGCGGTGGCCATATGACAAGGATGGGTTCGAAGCGCCCGCGATCGAGGTCGGGGTCGGGCGCGCTTGTGGTTCAGCGCGTGCAGACGGGGGTCCGGATGGAGAAGCGGATCCTCAAGGTCTTGAAGGCGCTGGCGGAACTGCATGACATCACCCTGGGGGACCTCCTGGAGGGCATTGTTCTTCACTCCTTCGAGGGCAAGCAGCCCTTCCAAGCGGAGAATTTGCGCACGATCCAGAAGCTCAAGCAGATCTATCGCCTGGACCTCGATGCTTCAGCGAGCCACAGGATGGCGGAAGCTAGAGGCGGCGGGGGCGGGCGGGAAAAGGGAGGGCGTCAAGGTCGATCCACGGTCATTCCTGAGTGACAAGGGCTCGGCCCGCGGGTGATAATCCTCCTGTGCGTGCCGAGACCTTCGACCGCGTGCGTGGCATCATCGCCCGCTTCCGGAGCCTCCCCCTTGAAAAGGTGAGCGAGGATTCGCGACTCCAGGAAGACTTGGAGCTTGACTCGCTAGACGCTCTCGACCTGATTTTCGAGATCGAGGAGGAGTTCAAGGTCTCGGTGCCGGATGATCGGGTCAGCGAGTTCCGGACGGTGCGGGCGGTCTGCGACGGCATCGAGGCGCTACAGAACACGGCCGCTCC includes these proteins:
- a CDS encoding acyl carrier protein; the encoded protein is MRAETFDRVRGIIARFRSLPLEKVSEDSRLQEDLELDSLDALDLIFEIEEEFKVSVPDDRVSEFRTVRAVCDGIEALQNTAAPAR
- a CDS encoding transposase, encoding MAICAYRFRAYPTPRQQRRLAREFGAARWVYNRGLETISRAWRERQERVTGVDFSRQVTKLKQGEVPWLKEVSSYVLTQSLRDLDRAFKAFYAKRARYPRFKKRRGEQAVRYQLDKRLKNSYVAGSRLVLPRLGGVKLVWSRVPPGRPKMVTVKRDGAGRYFVSMAMDRETIPLPTVDRVVGLDAGLSAAVTFDDGTKVAPPRYLERRLKQLKRRSRDLSRAKRGSRG